From Calothrix sp. PCC 6303, a single genomic window includes:
- a CDS encoding Gfo/Idh/MocA family protein, translating into MINIGVIGYGYWGPNLVRNFSEIPGIEVTTVSDFKPELLAKVGGRYPKIKLTRDCRDIFNDPEIDAVAIATPVSTHFELALAALQAGKHVLVEKPMTVSSEQAMRLIDEAEKRNLVLMVDHTFVYTGAVRKMRDLVVTNALGDIYYYDSVRVNLGLFQHDVNVIWDLAVHDLSIMNYVLPSQPYAVSATGMSHVPGEPENIAYLTLFFAGNLMAHIHVNWLAPVKVRRTLIGGSQKMIVFDDLEPSEKLKIYDKGITLNGNNESVYQMMIGYRTGDMWSPHLDMTEALRTEGLHFIDCIQTGNRPITDGEAGLQIVRILEGATQSMKQQGRLIELDTAKVAV; encoded by the coding sequence ATGATAAATATTGGTGTAATCGGTTATGGTTACTGGGGTCCCAATTTAGTGAGAAATTTCTCGGAAATTCCAGGGATAGAAGTTACAACAGTTAGCGACTTTAAGCCCGAATTATTGGCAAAAGTGGGAGGAAGATATCCGAAAATCAAGCTGACAAGGGATTGTCGTGATATTTTTAACGATCCTGAGATTGATGCTGTGGCGATCGCTACTCCAGTTTCTACCCACTTTGAATTAGCCTTAGCAGCCTTGCAAGCGGGTAAACATGTACTAGTAGAAAAGCCCATGACTGTCTCATCCGAACAGGCAATGCGGCTAATTGATGAGGCTGAAAAGCGTAATTTAGTGCTGATGGTGGATCACACCTTTGTTTACACTGGTGCAGTTCGGAAGATGCGTGACTTGGTTGTCACGAATGCATTAGGTGATATATATTACTACGATTCCGTCCGTGTCAACTTAGGACTATTTCAACACGATGTGAATGTAATTTGGGATTTGGCAGTGCATGACCTGTCCATTATGAACTACGTTCTACCATCCCAACCTTATGCTGTGTCAGCAACAGGAATGAGTCATGTCCCCGGAGAACCTGAAAACATCGCCTATTTGACCTTATTTTTTGCTGGTAATTTGATGGCGCACATCCATGTCAACTGGCTAGCACCAGTAAAAGTGCGACGTACCCTGATTGGTGGTTCGCAAAAGATGATTGTCTTCGATGATTTAGAACCCAGCGAAAAATTGAAGATCTACGACAAAGGGATTACCCTCAACGGTAATAATGAAAGCGTTTATCAAATGATGATTGGCTACCGCACAGGGGATATGTGGTCGCCACATTTGGATATGACAGAAGCCTTGCGGACAGAAGGATTACATTTTATTGATTGCATTCAAACAGGCAACCGTCCAATTACTGATGGTGAAGCTGGACTACAGATAGTCAGGATTCTGGAAGGCGCTACCCAGTCTATGAAACAACAAGGTCGGTTAATTGAGTTAGATACAGCGAAGGTGGCAGTATGA
- a CDS encoding DegT/DnrJ/EryC1/StrS family aminotransferase, with product MIPFVDLKSQYLSIKDEIDTAVIKVLESTQFVLGNEVVTFEEEFAGYCDADYGIAVNTGTSALHLALLAAGIGAGDEVITVPFTFVATTAAICYTGATPVFVDIDPVSYTIDVNQIEKAITERTKAILPVHLYGQPADMQPIMEIARRHGLVVIEDAAQAHGAEYQGQRVGSIGDIGCFSFYPGKNLGAYGEGGMAVTKNLEYARTMGMLRDWGQERRYHHVLKGYNYRMDGIQGAILRVKLRYIEAWTEARRTHAAKYDQLLAESGVSTPTVMPYSRHVYHVYTVRVPYGHATRTPQRDTLQKSLQEMEIQTGIHYPIPVHLQPAYAELGYKIGDFPHSEQASQEVLSLPMYAELNPESQTQVAKAIISLT from the coding sequence ATGATCCCATTTGTAGATTTAAAATCTCAGTATTTAAGCATTAAAGACGAAATTGATACTGCGGTGATCAAGGTTTTAGAAAGCACACAATTCGTCTTGGGAAATGAGGTAGTAACCTTTGAAGAAGAATTTGCGGGTTACTGTGATGCGGATTATGGTATTGCAGTCAACACAGGTACTAGCGCCCTCCATCTAGCATTACTAGCAGCAGGTATCGGTGCTGGTGACGAAGTAATTACCGTTCCTTTCACCTTTGTCGCCACTACAGCAGCAATTTGTTATACCGGAGCCACACCTGTTTTCGTCGATATCGACCCTGTTTCCTACACCATCGATGTCAACCAAATTGAAAAAGCTATCACCGAACGCACCAAAGCTATTCTACCTGTGCATTTGTATGGTCAGCCAGCAGATATGCAGCCAATTATGGAAATTGCCCGCCGTCATGGTTTAGTAGTGATAGAAGATGCCGCACAAGCTCACGGGGCTGAGTACCAAGGGCAGCGAGTTGGTAGCATTGGTGATATTGGTTGCTTTAGCTTTTACCCTGGGAAAAATTTAGGGGCTTACGGCGAAGGGGGCATGGCAGTCACCAAAAATCTCGAATATGCCCGAACTATGGGGATGTTGCGGGACTGGGGTCAAGAGCGCAGGTATCACCACGTTCTCAAAGGTTACAACTATCGCATGGATGGCATCCAGGGGGCGATTTTGCGGGTGAAATTACGGTACATTGAAGCCTGGACAGAAGCTAGAAGAACCCATGCAGCAAAATATGACCAACTCTTGGCAGAATCTGGTGTAAGTACACCCACTGTGATGCCCTATAGCCGCCACGTATATCATGTTTACACAGTGCGAGTACCCTACGGGCACGCGACGCGAACGCCTCAAAGAGATACCCTGCAAAAAAGCCTGCAAGAGATGGAAATTCAAACAGGCATCCATTACCCAATTCCCGTGCATCTGCAACCAGCATACGCTGAACTCGGTTACAAAATCGGAGATTTTCCCCACTCAGAACAGGCATCCCAGGAAGTTTTATCCTTACCAATGTATGCAGAACTCAATCCAGAGTCACAAACTCAGGTTGCTAAAGCCATAATCAGCCTGACATAA
- a CDS encoding acyltransferase, whose translation MSDSGKTKIVKAVHGLQAQKPDPDFEIQLAEYLRSQYEQKSLIELYARFVTSDSDFDGLMRRAIWRAGTRRFGHNVRISNGVGFKHLETFEIGNQVFIGSQSYIQGRFDGTCIIGNQVWIGPQSYFDARHLIIEDYVGWGPGAKVLGSSHTGLPIDIPIIQTDLEIKPVKVETGADIGMNAVVLPGVTIGKGSIVGAGAVVTKDVAPFAIVAGVPAKFLRWREGYEPLESTK comes from the coding sequence ATGTCAGACTCCGGTAAAACCAAGATAGTTAAAGCAGTTCACGGTTTACAAGCTCAAAAACCCGACCCTGACTTTGAAATTCAACTAGCAGAATATTTACGTAGCCAGTATGAGCAGAAATCATTAATTGAATTGTACGCTCGCTTTGTTACCAGTGATAGTGATTTTGATGGTTTAATGCGCCGCGCTATTTGGCGAGCAGGAACACGTAGATTTGGTCATAACGTTCGCATTAGCAACGGCGTAGGTTTTAAACACCTGGAGACTTTTGAGATTGGCAACCAAGTATTTATTGGTTCTCAAAGCTATATTCAGGGAAGATTTGATGGAACTTGTATAATTGGAAACCAGGTTTGGATTGGACCACAGAGTTACTTCGATGCCCGCCATCTGATTATCGAAGATTATGTGGGATGGGGACCAGGTGCAAAAGTCCTAGGTTCATCACACACAGGTTTGCCAATTGATATTCCCATCATTCAAACAGACTTAGAAATTAAACCAGTGAAAGTGGAAACAGGAGCCGATATTGGCATGAATGCCGTAGTTCTCCCAGGAGTCACCATTGGTAAAGGTAGCATCGTTGGTGCTGGAGCAGTTGTGACAAAAGATGTAGCACCATTTGCAATTGTTGCTGGTGTCCCAGCTAAATTTTTACGTTGGCGTGAAGGATATGAACCATTAGAGAGTACAAAATAA
- a CDS encoding GDP-mannose 4,6-dehydratase has translation MQNKRILVTGGAGFIGSELVHQIIVKTNNQVIVVDNLVNGQQKNLENLPSDRLELIVADIRDSDRMAEIMSRVDVVFHLACLGVRHSIHSPEENHEVNATATLQLLSAARGAGVSRFVYVSSSEVYGTARWVPMTEEHPTFPMTVYGGSKLAGECYTRAFYETYSYPTVVVRPFNAYGPRCHHEGDSGEVIPKFLLRSMAGKPMVIFGDGTQTRDFTYVSDTARAIMLAGSTDSAIGQTINLGSGFEIAINDLAQEIAAIITSGDTSIIHDESRPGDVLRLYAETTKAYKLLGFQPEVSLHAGLIKLRDWYLSFGKSPETLLENEIVRNWDMGRSKQYV, from the coding sequence ATGCAAAATAAACGAATTTTAGTTACAGGTGGTGCAGGTTTCATCGGTTCCGAACTAGTCCATCAAATTATAGTGAAAACCAATAACCAGGTAATTGTTGTCGATAATTTAGTAAATGGACAACAAAAAAACTTGGAAAACTTGCCTAGCGATCGCTTAGAGCTAATTGTGGCAGATATTCGAGATAGCGATCGCATGGCAGAAATAATGTCGCGCGTAGATGTTGTCTTTCACCTCGCTTGCTTAGGTGTGCGCCATTCTATCCACTCGCCAGAGGAAAACCATGAAGTTAACGCCACAGCCACCCTCCAACTATTAAGCGCAGCGAGAGGCGCTGGAGTCAGTAGATTTGTCTATGTATCCAGTTCTGAAGTTTACGGTACTGCCCGTTGGGTACCGATGACAGAAGAACATCCAACTTTTCCCATGACTGTTTACGGAGGCTCTAAGCTAGCTGGAGAGTGCTACACCAGAGCATTTTACGAAACTTACAGCTACCCAACAGTAGTTGTCCGTCCCTTTAATGCCTACGGACCCCGTTGTCACCATGAAGGAGACAGCGGCGAAGTCATCCCGAAATTTTTACTCCGAAGTATGGCTGGCAAACCCATGGTCATTTTTGGTGACGGGACTCAAACTCGAGACTTCACCTATGTTAGTGATACAGCTAGAGCAATAATGTTAGCAGGCTCTACAGATTCAGCTATTGGACAAACAATAAATTTGGGCAGCGGCTTTGAAATTGCCATTAATGATTTAGCTCAGGAAATAGCAGCCATAATCACATCAGGAGACACAAGCATCATTCATGATGAATCTCGTCCAGGTGATGTATTACGCCTATACGCGGAAACTACAAAAGCATACAAACTCTTGGGATTTCAGCCAGAAGTCTCACTCCACGCAGGTTTGATCAAGTTGAGAGATTGGTATTTAAGTTTTGGAAAATCTCCAGAAACCCTGCTTGAAAATGAAATTGTACGCAACTGGGATATGGGCAGGAGCAAACAGTATGTCTGA
- a CDS encoding DegT/DnrJ/EryC1/StrS family aminotransferase → MSEVKSRIPIAKPWIGEAEAEAASRAIMSGWVTQGPEVAAFEQEFAAYVGGNYACAVSNCTTALHLALLAVGVKPGDEVITVSHSYIATANSIRYCGATPVFVDIEPQTYNINPMLIEEVISKNTRAILIVHQIGMPCDLKAILDIAYRHNLPVIEDAACAIGSEILWDGNWEKIGKPHGDIACFSFHPRKIITTGDGGMLTTNNPAYDKQFRLWRQHGMSIPDTVRHGAKQVMFESYPMLGYNYRMTDIQAAVGREQLKRLPEITERRRYLAQQYQEKLADILRLKLPTEPNWAKSNWQSFCVRLTEKCNQLQVMQTMLDAGVATRRGIMCAHREQAYQTEAWSCGFKAKACRCEIGKCDRLTESEQAQDQTILLPLFHQMTVSEQDYVVKVLQMATQI, encoded by the coding sequence ATGTCTGAAGTCAAATCTCGAATTCCCATCGCTAAACCCTGGATCGGTGAAGCTGAGGCTGAAGCCGCTAGCAGGGCGATTATGTCTGGCTGGGTAACACAAGGACCAGAAGTCGCTGCCTTTGAGCAGGAATTTGCTGCTTACGTCGGAGGAAATTATGCTTGCGCGGTTTCCAATTGTACCACAGCATTGCATTTAGCGCTCTTGGCTGTAGGTGTGAAACCTGGAGATGAAGTAATTACCGTTAGTCATTCCTATATTGCCACCGCCAACAGCATTCGCTACTGCGGTGCAACACCAGTGTTTGTGGATATTGAACCACAGACATATAACATCAACCCAATGTTAATTGAAGAGGTGATTAGCAAAAACACCCGCGCTATTCTCATTGTTCATCAAATAGGAATGCCTTGCGACCTTAAGGCAATTTTAGACATTGCCTATCGCCACAATTTACCAGTAATTGAAGATGCGGCTTGTGCCATTGGTAGTGAAATTCTCTGGGACGGCAACTGGGAGAAAATTGGTAAGCCACACGGGGATATCGCCTGCTTTTCTTTTCACCCTCGCAAAATCATTACTACTGGTGATGGGGGGATGCTGACTACAAATAATCCTGCATATGACAAACAGTTTCGCCTGTGGCGGCAACATGGAATGAGTATCCCCGATACTGTACGCCACGGTGCAAAACAGGTGATGTTTGAGTCATACCCCATGCTAGGTTACAACTACCGCATGACTGATATTCAGGCAGCAGTCGGGCGAGAGCAACTCAAACGGTTGCCAGAAATTACTGAGCGTCGGCGTTATTTAGCACAGCAATATCAGGAAAAGCTAGCAGATATACTGAGATTAAAATTACCTACGGAACCAAATTGGGCAAAGAGTAACTGGCAGAGTTTTTGTGTCCGGCTAACAGAAAAATGCAACCAGTTACAAGTAATGCAGACAATGTTAGATGCTGGCGTTGCCACACGACGCGGGATTATGTGTGCCCACCGTGAACAAGCTTATCAAACTGAAGCCTGGTCATGTGGATTTAAGGCAAAAGCTTGTAGGTGTGAAATTGGAAAGTGCGATCGCTTAACTGAAAGCGAACAGGCACAAGACCAAACAATATTGCTACCACTGTTTCACCAGATGACTGTGAGTGAGCAAGATTATGTGGTGAAAGTTCTACAAATGGCTACTCAAATTTAA
- a CDS encoding N,N-dimethylformamidase beta subunit family domain-containing protein has translation MAVLFTNQAPSIPNFTDNVPYELGMKFRAATGGQITAIRFWKAPSETGTHVGRIWTATGTPLGNVTFTNETASGWQNQLLSTPINIQANTTYIVSVNVNSHYVATYDQLASPIVNGNLSSVADGSNGVFNGTAGAFPTGSYRNTNYFRDIDFAPVALSTITKVSGDNQTGATGSTLPNPLVVEVKDSGGNPQSGVTVNFAVTGGGGSVSPTSAVTNASGQASTTLTLGASPGATSPVSNTVSATANNIGNVTFSATANPPSNLQKILTNQVPSIPNATDNAAYELGMKFRSSKGGQITVIRFWKAASETGTHIGKIWTATGTLIASATFINETASGWQEQLLATPVNIQANTTYVVSVNANAYYVATYDELGSSIVSGDLNSVADGNNGVYNTSPNSFPTNSYRNSNYFRDIGFVVGSSLIKVGGDNQSGATGSTLPNPLVVRVINAQNNPQSGVTVNFAVTNGGGSVSPVSAVTNASGEASTTLTLGSVPSGPDGVIVTATASGIGSITFLATATPTNPNPIYLENLNPGTTNWKLVNRASGEIAGYASATSVNKGGSLDIKVSLGQAGQYTIDVYRLGYYGGKGGRLMVSSGSLNGTVQPSCTLDPNTRLVECNWSTSYVLQTSSTWTSGLYVAKLTDQASGKVAHVWFVVRDDSSTADVLFQSAVSCVLAYSTTGGYSLYSFNSIGGQRAFKVSYDRPFSQATFQESYEFDTPLRWEYNMIRWLESQAYNVTYTDNMEIHTNGQTLLNPNKHKVFLSVGHDEYWSKEMRDRVEAGRNAGVSLGFFSANTCYWRVRFENSTAAAGSIKPNRIMACYKQDWASDAVAQQQGASAATNKFRSVQNQRPENALLGVMYGSDTVNLYGGYNYVVTNSNDPYYANTGLQNGSQLNLLVGYEWDFIVSNGSSPAGLVTLSQSTVVPADLLPTFDEPPGEQALPVNQDFTKAHSTRYTASGGAKVFASGTNQWAWGLDSDDVSPAREDIRVKQITVNILADMAARPQTPNASLIVP, from the coding sequence ATGGCTGTCTTATTTACAAATCAAGCTCCCAGTATTCCCAATTTCACTGATAACGTTCCTTACGAATTAGGAATGAAATTCCGTGCTGCCACAGGTGGACAAATTACCGCCATCCGCTTCTGGAAAGCCCCAAGTGAAACTGGAACCCATGTTGGCAGAATCTGGACGGCAACGGGAACGCCCTTAGGAAATGTTACTTTTACCAATGAAACTGCTTCTGGTTGGCAAAATCAGTTACTCAGTACACCAATCAACATTCAAGCCAACACAACTTATATAGTTTCTGTCAACGTTAATAGCCACTACGTCGCTACTTATGACCAATTAGCTAGCCCCATAGTTAATGGTAATCTTAGCTCAGTAGCAGATGGCAGTAATGGAGTATTTAATGGAACTGCGGGAGCCTTCCCCACTGGTTCTTATCGGAATACTAACTATTTTCGTGACATCGACTTTGCACCTGTTGCCCTATCAACCATCACAAAAGTCAGTGGTGACAACCAAACTGGTGCAACTGGTAGCACCTTGCCTAACCCCCTAGTTGTGGAAGTTAAAGATAGTGGTGGTAATCCTCAATCTGGGGTGACAGTTAACTTCGCTGTGACTGGTGGCGGTGGATCAGTTTCACCCACAAGCGCCGTCACTAATGCCAGTGGTCAAGCTAGCACCACCTTGACATTAGGAGCTAGTCCCGGAGCCACAAGCCCTGTAAGTAATACCGTTAGCGCCACCGCCAATAACATTGGTAATGTTACTTTCTCGGCAACTGCCAACCCACCAAGCAACCTCCAAAAGATCTTAACCAACCAAGTTCCCAGTATTCCTAATGCTACCGATAACGCTGCTTATGAATTAGGTATGAAATTTCGCAGTTCCAAAGGGGGGCAAATTACCGTCATCCGCTTCTGGAAAGCTGCTAGTGAAACAGGAACCCATATCGGCAAGATTTGGACAGCAACAGGAACTCTCATCGCCAGTGCCACTTTTATTAATGAGACGGCTTCTGGTTGGCAAGAGCAACTATTGGCAACACCAGTTAACATTCAGGCAAATACCACCTACGTAGTTTCCGTAAACGCTAACGCCTATTATGTTGCCACCTACGACGAGTTAGGCAGTTCCATAGTCAGCGGAGATCTTAACTCCGTGGCAGATGGCAACAACGGGGTATATAATACAAGCCCGAATTCTTTCCCCACTAACTCTTACCGCAACAGTAACTATTTTCGTGATATCGGCTTTGTTGTTGGCAGTAGTTTAATTAAAGTCGGTGGGGATAATCAAAGTGGTGCAACCGGAAGCACTCTGCCTAACCCCCTAGTTGTGCGAGTCATCAACGCTCAAAATAATCCCCAATCTGGAGTAACTGTCAACTTTGCCGTTACCAATGGTGGGGGATCAGTCTCCCCTGTGAGTGCAGTCACTAATGCCAGTGGTGAAGCAAGTACGACGTTGACCTTGGGATCGGTTCCTAGTGGTCCTGATGGGGTAATAGTGACGGCAACGGCAAGCGGCATCGGTAGTATTACCTTCTTGGCTACAGCAACTCCGACGAACCCCAATCCCATTTATTTGGAAAACTTAAATCCTGGCACCACTAACTGGAAACTTGTCAATCGGGCAAGTGGGGAAATTGCTGGCTACGCCTCAGCCACCAGTGTAAATAAAGGGGGATCACTGGATATTAAGGTTTCTCTGGGACAAGCTGGACAGTATACCATTGATGTGTATCGCTTGGGCTACTACGGTGGTAAGGGCGGAAGGCTCATGGTTAGTAGTGGTTCTTTGAACGGTACAGTCCAACCTAGCTGCACCTTAGACCCCAATACCCGTCTAGTTGAGTGTAACTGGAGTACATCCTACGTTTTACAAACAAGTAGCACTTGGACTAGCGGGCTTTACGTTGCCAAGCTAACCGACCAGGCAAGTGGCAAAGTAGCTCATGTCTGGTTTGTTGTCCGCGATGATAGCAGTACCGCCGATGTTTTATTCCAGAGTGCTGTTTCTTGTGTTCTCGCCTACAGTACAACGGGAGGATACAGTTTATACAGCTTTAACAGTATTGGTGGTCAAAGAGCTTTTAAAGTATCCTACGATCGACCTTTCTCCCAAGCAACCTTTCAAGAATCCTACGAATTTGATACACCCCTGCGTTGGGAGTATAACATGATACGTTGGTTGGAATCTCAAGCTTATAATGTCACCTACACCGACAATATGGAGATTCACACCAACGGACAAACTCTACTGAACCCCAACAAACATAAAGTATTCTTATCTGTAGGTCACGATGAATACTGGTCGAAAGAAATGCGCGATCGCGTTGAAGCCGGACGCAATGCTGGAGTTAGTTTAGGATTCTTCTCTGCCAATACTTGCTATTGGCGAGTCAGGTTTGAAAATTCCACCGCTGCGGCTGGTTCAATTAAACCTAATCGAATAATGGCTTGCTACAAACAGGATTGGGCATCAGATGCTGTGGCACAGCAACAAGGAGCATCAGCAGCAACTAATAAATTCCGCAGTGTTCAAAATCAGCGCCCAGAAAACGCCTTATTAGGGGTTATGTACGGTAGTGATACCGTAAATCTTTACGGCGGTTATAACTATGTTGTCACCAATAGCAATGATCCTTACTATGCAAATACAGGTCTGCAAAATGGAAGTCAGCTAAACCTTTTGGTGGGATATGAATGGGATTTTATTGTTAGTAACGGGTCTAGTCCTGCTGGTCTTGTCACATTATCCCAATCAACAGTGGTACCTGCTGATTTACTACCTACCTTCGACGAACCACCTGGAGAACAAGCCCTTCCCGTTAATCAAGATTTTACCAAAGCCCATTCAACTCGCTACACCGCAAGTGGTGGAGCTAAAGTCTTTGCATCGGGTACAAATCAATGGGCATGGGGATTAGATAGCGATGATGTCAGCCCAGCCCGGGAAGATATTCGCGTTAAGCAAATAACTGTCAATATCTTAGCGGATATGGCGGCTAGACCTCAAACCCCAAATGCCAGCCTGATTGTTCCTTAA
- a CDS encoding glycosyltransferase family 4 protein has product MQKTSDDTLSLWREEGSRLIPKNFEVFHSLVKQTKNYTQQGKYNAAAVYAEMAAFYATGMHGGLFVSQELEEILLTIGKNVITEDIYTQKKNTSLSSAPKHILHVITSVSSIGGHTRMLWRWIQQDNKRCHSIVITRQEQQTEIPLILKTAVKNSGGKIYILNSKVGGVISWAKQLRKIANQRDLVVLYTHNYDVIPIIAFAQKQQSPPVIFIDHADHKFWLGASIGDIFASLRESGMRLLHKRREIETDLSVLLPIIIEPTHRSLSRSQAKQKIGLPEDSILLLSVARAVKYKTIDGISFADAHLPLLEKYEKVFLIVVGPNNPADWATAIQKTEGRIRVISETPNTAIFYQAADIYVDSFPFVSNTSLLEAGSYAVPLVTRNPYSDASEILGADMPGLTGNLIQVRDIQEYIATLSHLIEDEKFRQSLGEATSKKIAETHWGNHWQQKLENLYMSAMSVPKVNRTMTAVDQMYIGEPDTLIPIVHGGNCDVDYVIQIYMGILPLSLRWQHWQRFYQKYSSRYSLSFLLPEWLYRQYLNFRLTLKNILSTK; this is encoded by the coding sequence ATGCAAAAAACATCTGATGACACACTCAGTCTCTGGCGAGAAGAAGGTAGTCGTCTGATTCCCAAAAACTTTGAAGTGTTCCATAGCTTAGTTAAACAAACTAAAAATTATACACAGCAAGGTAAGTATAACGCCGCAGCAGTTTACGCAGAAATGGCAGCGTTTTATGCCACTGGGATGCACGGTGGTTTGTTCGTCAGTCAGGAACTAGAAGAAATTCTGCTAACAATTGGCAAAAATGTCATAACTGAAGACATTTATACTCAGAAAAAAAATACTTCGTTATCATCAGCCCCAAAGCACATACTCCATGTAATTACATCTGTAAGTTCTATTGGTGGACATACAAGAATGCTCTGGCGTTGGATTCAGCAGGATAATAAACGCTGCCACTCAATTGTCATCACTCGTCAGGAACAACAAACCGAAATCCCACTAATTCTCAAAACTGCTGTAAAAAACAGCGGCGGCAAGATATACATACTGAATTCCAAAGTCGGCGGTGTCATTTCCTGGGCAAAACAACTACGAAAAATTGCCAATCAAAGAGATTTGGTTGTATTGTATACACACAACTATGATGTAATTCCCATCATAGCCTTTGCCCAAAAGCAACAATCTCCACCAGTTATCTTTATAGATCACGCCGACCATAAGTTTTGGCTAGGAGCTAGCATTGGTGACATTTTCGCTAGTCTACGTGAGTCCGGAATGCGTTTATTGCACAAACGTAGAGAAATTGAAACTGACCTGAGCGTGCTACTTCCAATTATCATAGAACCTACCCACAGAAGTCTCTCGCGCTCACAAGCAAAACAAAAAATTGGTCTTCCCGAAGATAGTATTCTCCTACTTTCAGTTGCTAGAGCAGTTAAGTATAAAACAATAGACGGTATCAGCTTTGCAGATGCTCACCTTCCATTACTCGAAAAATACGAAAAAGTTTTTCTCATAGTAGTCGGTCCCAATAATCCAGCAGATTGGGCGACAGCAATTCAGAAAACAGAAGGGAGAATTCGAGTAATTAGCGAAACTCCAAACACTGCAATATTTTACCAAGCTGCTGACATTTATGTCGACTCATTTCCTTTTGTCTCCAATACATCACTCTTAGAAGCTGGTAGCTATGCTGTACCATTAGTTACTCGCAACCCTTACTCAGATGCATCCGAAATTCTCGGTGCTGATATGCCAGGTTTGACTGGTAATCTGATTCAAGTCAGGGATATTCAAGAATATATTGCAACTCTCTCACACCTAATTGAAGACGAAAAATTTAGACAATCTCTTGGTGAAGCAACCAGCAAAAAAATAGCAGAAACACACTGGGGGAATCACTGGCAACAAAAATTAGAAAATTTGTATATGAGTGCCATGTCCGTACCAAAAGTCAACAGAACTATGACTGCTGTAGACCAGATGTATATCGGAGAACCAGATACTCTGATACCAATAGTTCACGGTGGCAACTGCGATGTTGACTATGTAATTCAAATCTACATGGGAATTTTGCCATTATCTCTACGATGGCAGCATTGGCAAAGATTTTATCAAAAGTATTCCTCTCGTTATTCCTTAAGTTTTTTGCTGCCGGAATGGCTGTACAGACAATACTTAAACTTTAGATTAACTTTGAAAAATATTCTCAGCACTAAGTAA